From Virgibacillus ihumii, the proteins below share one genomic window:
- a CDS encoding YqzM family protein → MNQFEKDVQSKNNDVVDSIMGFTFSFLFFVLIFAIGVTISVVSS, encoded by the coding sequence ATGAACCAATTTGAAAAAGATGTACAATCCAAAAACAATGATGTTGTAGATTCAATCATGGGCTTCACTTTCTCATTTCTGTTCTTTGTCCTGATATTTGCTATCGGTGTAACCATTAGTGTTGTCAGCTCCTGA
- a CDS encoding ComE operon protein 2, whose protein sequence is MERISWNQYFMAQSHLLALRSTCTRLMVGATIVREKRIIAGGYNGSVSGSVHCIDEGCYVIDGHCVRTVHAEANALLQCAKFGVPTEGAEIYVTHFPCLQCCKQIIQAGIKSIYYATDYKNHPYAEELFTDAGVETKKVELSAIALDTRFKEKEQYIHHLLNELHNHTDDNETLDALKAEAKELFDI, encoded by the coding sequence ATGGAAAGAATATCCTGGAATCAGTATTTTATGGCGCAAAGTCACCTGCTTGCATTAAGAAGCACCTGTACACGGCTTATGGTCGGGGCAACCATTGTCAGGGAGAAACGGATCATAGCCGGTGGATATAATGGCAGTGTTTCCGGAAGTGTTCATTGTATCGATGAAGGGTGTTATGTTATTGACGGTCATTGCGTCCGCACCGTCCATGCTGAAGCAAATGCATTGCTTCAATGTGCAAAATTCGGAGTGCCGACAGAAGGAGCGGAGATTTACGTAACCCATTTTCCTTGTCTGCAATGCTGCAAGCAAATTATCCAGGCAGGAATCAAAAGTATCTATTATGCAACAGACTATAAGAACCATCCATATGCGGAGGAATTATTCACTGATGCCGGTGTGGAGACGAAGAAGGTTGAACTGTCAGCGATTGCACTTGACACTCGGTTTAAAGAAAAAGAGCAATACATCCATCATTTATTGAATGAACTTCATAACCATACAGATGATAATGAAACATTAGATGCATTGAAAGCTGAAGCGAAAGAGCTGTTTGATATTTAG
- the hemW gene encoding radical SAM family heme chaperone HemW: MVNSVYIHIPFCQQICHYCDFTKFFYNEQLATEYIEALTNEVNTNINGNKNKVKTIFIGGGTPTALNMKQLRSLLELINQKFDVPNCEEYTIEGNPGDFEVEKVKLLKSFGVNRISLGVQVFDDQMLEELGRLHKVKDVYQTINLLQQNSFSNISIDLIYALPNQTVEQFQKSLEEAVSFNLPHYSTYALQIEPKTVFYQRHKKGKLHRPPQESEVQMYEILKSTMRKNNINQYEISNFAKTGYESKHNLTYWNNEHYYGFGAGAHGYLPGKRTGNIRPLPAYTKKAMQNGKPVLSTEKIGPKEMVEEEMFLGLRKLSGINQHHFKQKFGFPCDKLYGDTIARLMNKGWLSEKRGHYCLTDQGLLFGNEVFAEFLLEEEDLKLVR, from the coding sequence ATGGTGAATTCTGTTTATATACATATACCATTCTGCCAGCAGATTTGTCATTATTGTGATTTTACCAAGTTCTTTTATAATGAACAATTGGCTACAGAATATATAGAAGCTCTGACAAATGAAGTAAATACTAATATTAATGGAAATAAAAATAAGGTTAAAACCATTTTTATCGGCGGGGGGACGCCTACAGCATTGAATATGAAGCAGCTTCGGTCATTGCTGGAACTTATCAATCAAAAATTTGACGTTCCAAATTGCGAAGAATACACGATCGAAGGGAATCCGGGCGACTTTGAAGTGGAAAAAGTCAAGCTGCTGAAAAGTTTTGGAGTGAACCGTATTTCACTGGGCGTCCAAGTATTTGATGATCAAATGCTTGAAGAATTAGGCCGTTTGCATAAAGTAAAAGACGTTTATCAAACAATCAATCTGCTTCAGCAAAATAGTTTTTCCAATATTAGTATTGATTTGATTTATGCATTGCCGAATCAGACGGTGGAGCAATTTCAGAAATCGCTAGAGGAAGCTGTTTCATTTAATCTCCCGCATTATTCGACGTATGCATTGCAGATTGAACCCAAAACGGTATTTTATCAGCGTCACAAGAAAGGTAAGCTGCACCGTCCGCCACAAGAATCAGAGGTTCAAATGTATGAAATTTTAAAAAGTACGATGCGTAAGAACAATATTAATCAGTATGAAATCAGTAATTTTGCAAAAACAGGATATGAAAGCAAGCATAATCTGACGTACTGGAATAATGAGCATTATTATGGATTTGGTGCAGGCGCACATGGATATCTGCCGGGAAAACGAACAGGTAATATCCGTCCGCTGCCCGCCTACACGAAAAAGGCTATGCAAAACGGAAAACCGGTATTATCGACAGAGAAAATCGGGCCGAAAGAAATGGTGGAAGAAGAAATGTTTCTGGGATTGCGTAAGTTGAGCGGGATTAACCAGCATCATTTCAAGCAAAAGTTTGGTTTTCCATGTGATAAGTTGTATGGAGATACTATTGCAAGACTGATGAACAAAGGATGGTTATCAGAAAAGCGCGGACATTATTGCCTGACCGATCAGGGGCTGTTATTCGGAAATGAAGTGTTTGCGGAATTTCTGCTCGAGGAAGAAGATTTAAAGCTTGTGCGTTGA
- the lepA gene encoding translation elongation factor 4, with product MVNKQSHVRNFSIIAHIDHGKSTLADRILENTKALTQREMKEQFLDAMDLERERGITIKLNAVQLHYDSENGEEYTFHLIDTPGHVDFTYEVSRSLAACEGAILVVDAAQGIEAQTLANVYLALDNELEIIPVINKIDLPNADPDRVAEELEDVIGIDKNDIIHASAKDNVGIPEILERIIDVIPAPAGNDADSLKALIFDSLYDPYRGVIAYVCIKEGSVKVGDKIRMMATGKEFEVNEIGVFTPKPVAKDELTVGDVGFLTASIKNVGDSRVGDTITLADNPANEPLPGYRRLNPMVFCGMFPIDSNKYNDLREALERLELNDSSLQYEAETSQALGFGFRCGFLGLLHMEIIQERIEREFNIELITTAPSVIYEVEKTNDEIVEVDNPSVMPDPQLIGEIREPFVKATIMVPNDFVGPVMEIAQKKRGQFVDMEYLDEIRVNVVYHIPLSEIVYDFFDQLKSQTKGYASFDYDLIGYRPSKLVKMDILLNGETIDALSFIVHRDFAYERGKHIVDKLKDLIPRQQFEVPVQAAIGNKIIARSTIKAMKKNVLSKCYGGDISRKRKLLEKQKEGKKRMKMVGSVEVPQEAFMAVLKMDND from the coding sequence ATGGTTAATAAACAAAGTCATGTACGGAATTTTTCGATTATAGCACATATCGACCACGGGAAGTCTACGCTGGCTGACCGGATTCTTGAAAATACAAAAGCATTGACACAACGTGAAATGAAAGAACAGTTTCTGGATGCTATGGACTTGGAACGTGAGCGTGGAATCACTATTAAGCTGAATGCTGTTCAATTACATTATGATAGTGAGAATGGAGAAGAATATACGTTTCATCTAATTGATACACCGGGACATGTTGATTTTACATATGAAGTTTCCAGGAGTCTTGCTGCATGTGAGGGGGCAATTTTGGTTGTTGATGCAGCACAGGGGATAGAAGCTCAAACACTTGCAAATGTCTACCTGGCTTTGGATAATGAGTTGGAAATTATTCCGGTTATAAACAAAATTGATTTACCGAATGCCGATCCTGACAGGGTAGCTGAGGAACTGGAAGATGTGATAGGAATTGATAAGAACGATATCATCCATGCTTCAGCAAAGGATAATGTCGGGATTCCAGAGATATTGGAACGTATTATTGACGTTATTCCTGCACCGGCCGGAAATGATGCAGACTCTTTAAAAGCACTCATATTTGATTCCTTATATGATCCTTACCGGGGAGTAATTGCTTATGTTTGTATTAAAGAAGGATCTGTTAAAGTTGGCGATAAAATAAGAATGATGGCAACCGGAAAAGAATTTGAAGTAAATGAAATAGGTGTATTCACACCAAAACCAGTTGCCAAGGACGAATTGACTGTTGGAGATGTTGGGTTTCTGACAGCTTCCATCAAAAACGTGGGGGACAGCCGTGTCGGGGATACCATCACCCTTGCGGATAATCCCGCGAATGAACCGCTTCCCGGATATCGCCGATTGAACCCGATGGTATTTTGCGGTATGTTTCCGATTGATTCAAATAAATACAATGATTTGCGGGAAGCGCTGGAGCGGCTTGAGTTAAATGATTCCTCGCTTCAATATGAAGCAGAAACATCACAGGCGCTAGGCTTTGGTTTTCGCTGCGGGTTTTTGGGGTTATTACATATGGAAATTATCCAGGAACGTATCGAAAGAGAATTTAACATTGAGCTAATTACAACTGCGCCGAGTGTTATTTATGAAGTGGAAAAGACCAATGACGAAATAGTCGAAGTGGATAACCCTTCTGTGATGCCGGATCCGCAGCTGATTGGCGAAATCAGAGAACCGTTTGTAAAAGCCACCATCATGGTACCGAATGATTTTGTCGGTCCGGTTATGGAAATTGCCCAAAAAAAACGCGGGCAATTTGTCGATATGGAATACTTGGATGAAATACGGGTGAATGTTGTTTATCATATCCCGCTTTCTGAAATTGTTTATGACTTTTTTGACCAGCTTAAATCACAAACGAAAGGATATGCTTCTTTTGATTATGATTTAATAGGCTACAGACCGTCTAAACTGGTGAAAATGGATATTTTGCTGAATGGGGAAACAATAGACGCGTTATCGTTCATTGTTCATCGGGATTTTGCTTATGAACGCGGAAAACATATTGTTGATAAATTGAAAGACCTTATTCCTAGGCAGCAATTTGAGGTGCCGGTTCAGGCAGCAATCGGTAATAAGATTATCGCGCGTTCAACGATCAAAGCAATGAAGAAAAATGTTTTATCCAAATGTTATGGCGGCGATATTTCCCGGAAACGAAAATTGCTGGAAAAACAAAAAGAAGGAAAGAAACGGATGAAAATGGTCGGATCTGTTGAAGTTCCACAAGAAGCATTTATGGCTGTTTTGAAGATGGACAATGATTAA
- a CDS encoding DNA internalization-related competence protein ComEC/Rec2 yields MKGYWHFPALAALSSFIAIVIHNPIIIACFLLWLAIMLHRGRVPIIPVMLSVISLVSFYFWIPDLDELTVTQNNVTTETIGIIGRISGPVHEGPKKLEFVFEERGTNKEYQAVYFKDSNNQYLGNLKYGAQCTISGTLELPATARNPGQFDYRKFLLSKGITHQLMIASLADIECDGSSPLDNLYKLRSKLINYITGNVSPTTAAWMNALVLGDDSQLDEETIALFQRWNLSHILAISGQHIVLIVGMVYFLLVKFSVCTKEQAQTIIIFFLPLYAFLAGGEPSVWRASVMVVLVLMISRARVAFSVTDVLGIVFIALIIFNKFIVYNVGFQLSFLVAFGLLLSRQWLLQTNSAAWTVLKISFVAQMLILPLQLVYFSTFHPLSILVNLLIVPYFSIMAIPFLFVLMLLFPLQLFTSFMDSLFLSVHPIIIGFISRIDQVAYYPFVIGDFSLTASVVYYLVYLAFMYNLQLVKVRQAFQYGCCLTLLIVMIAAKPYLSPVGKVTMLDIGQGDAMVIELPYRKGVILIDAGAKISFADQQPTDTVYDQVIKPFLYEEGIRKIDAVFISHSDSDHMGSIPFLAAEMDVNKVVVSNYYEFKNPMLQLLESSDTRVQRVEAGGIITVGGQTFQVLSPDSDRGSTNENSLVLYSIIGGKSWLFTGDIGKETEKYIISKYPDLTAEVLKVAHHGSDSSTDPVFLNQIQPRVAMISAGINNSYGHPHAEVLTELEKAKSIIIRTDKKGAIQYIYEQENGTFMTYLP; encoded by the coding sequence GTGAAAGGGTATTGGCATTTTCCTGCACTGGCAGCATTAAGCAGTTTTATAGCAATTGTAATTCATAATCCAATAATTATCGCATGCTTCCTTCTTTGGCTGGCCATCATGCTGCACAGAGGAAGGGTGCCGATAATTCCGGTTATGCTGTCCGTTATTTCTTTAGTTTCTTTTTATTTCTGGATCCCAGATCTTGATGAACTCACTGTCACGCAAAATAATGTAACCACTGAAACTATAGGGATCATCGGCCGAATTTCAGGACCTGTCCATGAGGGACCTAAGAAATTGGAGTTTGTATTTGAAGAGCGTGGAACAAACAAGGAATATCAGGCGGTTTATTTTAAAGATAGCAACAATCAATACCTTGGTAATTTGAAATATGGTGCACAATGCACTATTTCCGGAACCCTGGAATTGCCCGCCACTGCCAGAAATCCCGGTCAGTTCGACTACCGAAAATTTCTTCTCTCCAAAGGAATTACACATCAATTAATGATCGCATCACTTGCTGACATTGAATGTGATGGATCCTCTCCTCTAGACAACTTATATAAACTTCGCAGTAAATTAATTAATTATATAACTGGGAATGTAAGCCCAACCACCGCAGCTTGGATGAATGCTTTGGTTCTTGGAGATGATTCGCAGCTGGATGAAGAAACCATCGCATTATTCCAGCGTTGGAACCTGTCACACATTCTGGCCATTTCCGGTCAGCACATCGTACTAATTGTCGGTATGGTTTATTTTCTTCTCGTTAAGTTTTCTGTTTGTACGAAAGAACAAGCACAAACCATCATTATCTTCTTTTTGCCGTTGTATGCATTTCTTGCAGGCGGGGAACCGTCTGTCTGGCGAGCGAGTGTAATGGTAGTACTTGTTCTTATGATCAGCAGGGCGAGGGTCGCCTTCAGCGTAACAGATGTACTGGGTATTGTGTTTATTGCGCTGATAATTTTTAACAAATTTATTGTGTACAATGTCGGTTTTCAGCTCTCTTTTCTTGTCGCATTCGGACTGCTTTTGTCCCGCCAATGGTTGCTGCAAACCAATTCAGCTGCTTGGACTGTATTAAAAATCAGCTTTGTTGCTCAAATGCTGATTCTTCCGTTGCAGCTTGTGTACTTTTCAACTTTTCATCCGCTGTCCATCCTGGTAAATCTCCTTATTGTTCCATATTTTTCAATTATGGCTATCCCGTTTCTGTTTGTATTGATGCTGTTATTTCCGTTACAGCTTTTCACCTCGTTTATGGATAGTTTATTCTTATCGGTCCATCCGATCATTATCGGTTTTATTTCCAGGATTGATCAGGTTGCTTATTATCCATTCGTGATTGGGGATTTTTCATTGACTGCCTCCGTCGTTTATTATCTGGTGTATTTGGCATTTATGTATAATCTTCAACTTGTGAAAGTAAGGCAGGCTTTCCAGTATGGTTGCTGTTTGACATTGCTGATTGTCATGATTGCTGCCAAACCTTATTTGTCACCGGTTGGAAAAGTAACGATGCTTGATATTGGACAGGGAGATGCGATGGTAATTGAACTGCCGTATCGGAAAGGCGTGATTTTGATTGATGCCGGAGCTAAAATATCATTTGCGGATCAGCAGCCTACAGATACAGTTTATGATCAGGTCATCAAGCCATTTTTATATGAAGAAGGTATCCGGAAAATTGATGCAGTATTTATCAGTCATTCGGATTCGGATCATATGGGTAGTATTCCGTTTCTTGCAGCAGAAATGGATGTCAATAAAGTGGTTGTCAGCAATTATTATGAATTTAAAAACCCCATGCTGCAACTGCTGGAGTCGTCTGACACCCGAGTACAGCGTGTTGAAGCCGGTGGGATAATTACTGTAGGCGGCCAAACATTTCAAGTGCTTTCACCGGATTCGGACCGGGGATCAACAAATGAAAATTCACTTGTGCTGTATAGCATAATTGGCGGGAAATCCTGGCTGTTCACCGGCGATATCGGCAAAGAAACCGAAAAGTACATCATTTCCAAATACCCTGATTTAACAGCTGAAGTGCTGAAAGTAGCCCATCATGGCAGCGATTCATCGACTGATCCGGTATTTTTAAACCAAATTCAGCCAAGGGTTGCAATGATCTCAGCGGGAATAAATAATTCATATGGACATCCACATGCTGAAGTACTTACGGAACTTGAAAAAGCAAAATCGATTATAATCAGAACCGATAAAAAAGGTGCCATTCAGTATATTTATGAGCAGGAGAATGGAACATTTATGACTTACTTGCCATAA
- the gpr gene encoding GPR endopeptidase — translation MRNEEYQVRTDLAVEAKDMYVEKENEQQEIKGVTVKEREESSIRISNVEVDEEGSKLIGKKPGTYITIYADGVKRQDTKRQEAAAKILAEELERLIDQEGLPADANGLVVGLGNWNVTPDALGPMSVEKVLVTSHLFKMDHESVSEGYRPVAAVTPGVMGVTGMETSDIIFGIVEKFNPDFVIAIDALASRSIERVNETIQLADSGIHPGSGVGNKRKELSKETLGIPVFSIGVPTVVDAVTITSDTIDYLLKHFGREWREKDNPSKSLAPASMTFGEKKFTEEDLPDEEQRKTFLGIVGGLSEDEKRTLIKEVLTPIGHNLMVTPKEVDGFMKDMATLLATGLNAAMHENITVENFASYTR, via the coding sequence ATGAGAAATGAAGAATATCAGGTAAGAACGGACTTGGCCGTTGAGGCAAAGGACATGTATGTGGAAAAGGAAAATGAACAACAGGAAATTAAAGGAGTAACCGTTAAGGAACGTGAAGAAAGCAGTATCCGCATATCAAATGTTGAAGTAGATGAGGAAGGATCAAAGCTTATCGGTAAGAAACCGGGAACATATATTACGATTTATGCTGATGGTGTTAAACGGCAAGATACAAAGCGGCAGGAAGCTGCTGCAAAAATACTGGCGGAAGAATTGGAAAGACTTATTGATCAGGAAGGCTTGCCGGCAGATGCAAACGGGCTGGTTGTGGGTCTGGGAAACTGGAATGTTACACCTGATGCACTTGGACCAATGAGTGTTGAAAAAGTTCTGGTAACCAGTCATTTATTTAAGATGGATCATGAATCGGTTTCCGAAGGGTATCGACCGGTTGCAGCAGTGACACCTGGTGTAATGGGAGTAACGGGGATGGAAACGAGCGATATCATTTTTGGGATCGTGGAAAAGTTTAATCCGGATTTTGTCATCGCTATTGATGCTTTGGCGTCCCGTTCGATTGAACGCGTTAATGAGACGATTCAGCTTGCTGATTCAGGAATTCACCCAGGCTCAGGTGTTGGCAATAAGCGGAAGGAACTGAGCAAAGAAACATTGGGAATACCAGTGTTTTCCATTGGTGTTCCGACCGTTGTGGATGCGGTGACAATTACCAGTGACACGATTGATTATCTTTTAAAACATTTTGGACGGGAATGGCGGGAAAAAGATAACCCCTCAAAGTCACTTGCCCCGGCAAGTATGACGTTTGGTGAGAAAAAATTCACGGAAGAAGATTTACCTGATGAGGAGCAGCGAAAAACCTTTTTAGGTATTGTTGGTGGACTGTCTGAGGATGAGAAAAGAACATTGATTAAGGAAGTGCTCACACCAATCGGACACAATCTGATGGTTACACCTAAGGAAGTGGATGGATTCATGAAGGATATGGCTACATTGCTTGCTACTGGATTAAACGCTGCCATGCACGAAAACATTACAGTTGAAAATTTTGCGTCGTACACGAGGTAG
- the rpsT gene encoding 30S ribosomal protein S20, protein MANIKSAIKRVDTNRTKQEQNLQFKSDMRTQIKRVEKLIEAKDAENAKPALNLAVKKIDKAIQKGVVHKNNGNRQKSRLTKKVNQLSA, encoded by the coding sequence ATGGCTAATATTAAATCAGCAATTAAACGGGTAGATACAAACAGAACAAAGCAAGAACAAAATTTGCAGTTCAAATCAGATATGCGCACCCAAATTAAGCGCGTTGAGAAATTAATCGAGGCGAAAGATGCGGAGAATGCAAAGCCTGCATTAAACTTGGCAGTTAAAAAAATTGATAAAGCAATCCAAAAAGGTGTTGTCCATAAAAATAATGGAAATCGCCAAAAATCAAGACTCACAAAAAAAGTTAACCAGCTTAGTGCCTAG
- the holA gene encoding DNA polymerase III subunit delta — protein MTYTEVLQQTKKQQIVPAYLLYGTESYFIQNIVKSITKAVIPDDDNENLSVYDLDETPVQEVVTDAETFPFFGEKKLIIAHNPSFLKAKPDKLPFEHDLDRLSQYLEQPVDFSVVVFVAPYEKIDTRKKISKAFKKNGAIAECMPVKDYEIGKWIEDLIKSMNITIDKKAFDILETELSSDLQLLQNEITKLALFAGDGGHVTADVAESLISQSTNNSSLRLVDAVIESNLHKAISIYKSLEKMNEEPIGMIALLAFQFRTILRVKLLKQKGYSQFQMQKQLAVHPYVIKIAMNRERQFSVRRLEEIMDRLTEADASIKRGQMEKELAFELLLYELIQPA, from the coding sequence ATGACATATACTGAAGTTTTGCAGCAGACCAAAAAACAGCAAATTGTACCAGCATACTTATTATACGGAACTGAATCCTACTTCATTCAAAATATAGTTAAATCCATTACAAAAGCTGTTATTCCTGACGATGATAATGAAAATTTATCCGTGTATGATTTGGACGAGACCCCCGTGCAGGAAGTGGTAACAGATGCCGAAACGTTTCCTTTCTTCGGCGAGAAGAAACTGATTATTGCTCATAACCCATCTTTTTTAAAGGCAAAACCGGACAAACTTCCATTTGAGCATGACCTGGACAGGCTATCGCAATATCTGGAACAGCCGGTCGATTTTTCTGTGGTTGTTTTTGTCGCGCCATATGAAAAAATTGATACGCGAAAAAAAATCAGCAAAGCGTTTAAGAAAAATGGAGCTATTGCAGAGTGTATGCCGGTTAAGGATTATGAAATTGGAAAATGGATCGAGGATCTTATCAAAAGCATGAATATTACCATTGATAAAAAAGCATTTGATATATTGGAAACCGAGTTATCAAGTGACCTGCAATTACTGCAAAATGAAATAACCAAACTTGCCTTATTTGCAGGCGATGGCGGGCATGTAACTGCAGATGTTGCAGAAAGCTTGATATCCCAATCGACCAATAATTCATCACTGCGACTGGTCGATGCGGTAATCGAATCGAATTTGCACAAAGCAATTTCCATATACAAAAGTCTTGAAAAAATGAATGAAGAGCCGATTGGCATGATCGCATTATTGGCTTTTCAGTTCCGGACGATTCTCCGGGTTAAACTTCTTAAACAAAAAGGGTATAGTCAATTCCAGATGCAAAAGCAGCTTGCCGTTCACCCTTACGTTATTAAAATTGCCATGAATCGCGAACGGCAATTTTCGGTCAGGCGGCTTGAGGAAATTATGGATAGGTTAACAGAAGCAGATGCATCTATCAAACGGGGGCAAATGGAGAAAGAACTTGCTTTCGAATTATTATTGTATGAACTAATCCAACCTGCTTAA
- the spoIIP gene encoding stage II sporulation protein P: protein MVSGNGPNNKNRKGFLQIYRRSSVYVISVLILFVVIGLLTTVAPAYRISSETISDWTSEIESTSFLYLLAMENRAFKEAYPDDKALPDLPDTFFQMATSIKPNDPRSLLGKEIPGMSNFAYEIIVAGEGTNYTNLPIESSPPVDETLEDRKAVIGDSDKKQDSSENSSKDGQHSTGKKEVVFLYNTHNTESFLPHLPEVNDPDLAHHKKVNVTKISDYLAKKLEQNGIGTAVADENIMGILNDKGWEYWQAYSASRNVVQKAMSRNDDFKYIIDIHRDAQPRSETTTKINGNPYARIMFVVGGKYENYRENLILAKKLNELFKERYPGLSRGVIVKKGEGSNGVYNQDLSGNALLMEVGGVGNSLEELHRTADAVADVFSDYYWDAEKVSNPK, encoded by the coding sequence ATGGTGTCAGGAAATGGACCAAACAATAAAAACCGGAAAGGGTTTCTGCAAATATACAGAAGAAGTAGCGTTTATGTGATATCAGTTCTTATTTTATTCGTTGTTATTGGCCTGTTGACAACAGTTGCCCCGGCATATCGTATTTCATCGGAAACGATTTCCGATTGGACAAGTGAAATTGAAAGCACGTCATTTTTATATTTGCTGGCAATGGAAAACAGGGCATTCAAAGAGGCATATCCGGATGATAAAGCATTACCTGATTTACCGGATACCTTTTTCCAAATGGCGACAAGTATAAAGCCAAATGACCCCAGAAGCTTGCTGGGAAAAGAAATTCCAGGGATGTCCAATTTTGCATATGAAATAATTGTAGCAGGTGAAGGAACGAATTATACGAATTTGCCCATTGAATCGTCACCACCGGTGGATGAAACGTTGGAAGACAGAAAGGCGGTTATAGGCGATTCGGATAAGAAGCAAGACTCGAGTGAAAACAGTTCGAAGGATGGTCAACACTCTACCGGGAAAAAGGAAGTTGTTTTTCTCTATAATACACATAATACCGAATCCTTTTTACCGCATCTTCCTGAAGTTAACGATCCGGATTTAGCTCATCACAAAAAAGTGAATGTAACGAAAATTAGTGATTATTTAGCCAAAAAACTGGAGCAAAATGGTATTGGTACAGCTGTTGCAGATGAAAATATAATGGGAATTTTAAATGATAAAGGATGGGAATATTGGCAGGCATATTCTGCATCCAGAAATGTGGTACAGAAAGCAATGTCCCGGAATGATGATTTCAAGTATATAATCGACATCCATCGTGATGCACAGCCAAGAAGTGAAACCACAACTAAGATTAATGGGAATCCTTATGCAAGAATCATGTTTGTTGTAGGCGGGAAGTATGAAAACTATAGGGAAAATTTAATTTTGGCCAAGAAACTTAATGAACTTTTTAAAGAAAGATACCCAGGGTTAAGTAGAGGTGTAATTGTTAAAAAAGGAGAAGGAAGCAACGGTGTATATAACCAGGATTTGTCAGGGAATGCACTTTTGATGGAAGTTGGGGGAGTTGGTAATTCACTTGAAGAATTACATCGTACAGCGGATGCAGTAGCGGACGTATTTAGTGACTATTACTGGGATGCTGAAAAAGTGAGTAATCCAAAATAA
- a CDS encoding helix-hairpin-helix domain-containing protein has protein sequence MLDFLKKNFLFIVIAVAVVFILFLNNDKVKENDVHSNKVSLQTPAVSKEKEENVSSAAVVDVKGAVVNPGVYEVSLESRVNDVIALAGGFTKNADQTMVNLAQKVQDEMIILIPRKGDPTVSAAQSGGSGARKIRINYASQEEIETLNGIGPSKAQAIIQYRDEFGLFKSTEDLLEVPGIGEITLQNLEDRIQIP, from the coding sequence GTGCTTGACTTCCTCAAGAAAAACTTCCTCTTTATTGTAATTGCTGTCGCAGTTGTTTTTATTTTATTCCTAAATAATGATAAAGTGAAGGAAAATGACGTTCACTCCAATAAAGTTTCTTTGCAAACACCTGCTGTTAGTAAGGAAAAGGAGGAGAATGTGTCTTCCGCAGCTGTTGTTGATGTCAAGGGTGCGGTCGTGAATCCTGGTGTTTATGAAGTCAGTTTGGAGTCCCGGGTGAATGATGTTATTGCACTTGCGGGCGGTTTCACAAAAAATGCGGATCAAACGATGGTAAATCTCGCACAAAAAGTGCAGGATGAAATGATTATCCTAATCCCGAGGAAGGGGGACCCAACAGTATCAGCGGCTCAATCAGGCGGCAGTGGAGCCAGAAAAATAAGAATCAACTATGCCTCACAGGAGGAAATTGAAACGCTGAATGGTATTGGTCCGTCAAAAGCGCAGGCAATTATCCAGTACCGGGATGAATTTGGATTGTTTAAATCCACAGAGGATTTGCTTGAAGTTCCCGGAATAGGTGAAATAACACTGCAAAATTTAGAGGATCGCATCCAAATCCCGTAA